The following coding sequences are from one Agelaius phoeniceus isolate bAgePho1 chromosome 24, bAgePho1.hap1, whole genome shotgun sequence window:
- the SLC25A33 gene encoding solute carrier family 25 member 33, which yields MAGGPQENTLLHLFAGGCGGTVGAIFTCPLEVIKTRLQSSKLAFRTVYYPQVQLGTISGEGMVRPTSVSPGLFSVLKSILEKEGPRSLFRGLGPNLVGVAPSRAVYFACYSKAKEQFNSMFVPNSNIVHICSAGSAAFITNSLMNPIWMVKTRMQLERKVRGSKPMNALQCARYVYQTEGVRGFYRGLTASYAGISETIICFAIYESLKKHLKEVQLPPSSNGTERTSTSFFGLMVAAAVSKGCASCIAYPHEVIRTRLREEGTKYKAFLQTARLVAREEGYLAFYRGLFAQLIRQIPNTAIVLSTYELIVYLLEDHAK from the exons ATGGCGGGCGGCCCGCAGGAGAACACCTTGCTGCACCTCTTCGCCGGGGG GTGTGGAGGAACAGTTGGAGCCATCTTTACCTGTCCCTTAGAGGTGATAAAGACGAGGCTTCAGTCTTCAAAGCTGGCCTTCAGGACTGTCTACTACCCCCAGGTGCAGCTGGGGACCATCAGTGGGGAAGGAATGGTCAGGCCAACATCTGTGTCCCCTGGGCTCTTCAGTGTTCTCAA gtCAATTCTGGAAAAAGAAGGACCAAGGTCACTCTTCCGAGGGCTGGGTCCAAACTTGGTTGGAGTTGCACCATCAAG AGCTGTCTATTTTGCCTGCTACTCCAAAGCCAAAGAGCAGTTTAACAGCATGTTTGTGCCCAACAGCAACATTGTGCACATCTGTTCTGCAGGTTCTGCAG CCTTTATCACAAATTCCCTGATGAACCCTATATGGATGGTGAAAACAAGAATGCAGCTGGAACGGAA AGTGAGGGGCTCCAAACCAATGAATGCTTTGCAGTGTGCTAGATATGTTTACCAGACAGAAGGTGTCCGTGGTTTCTATAGGGGCCTGACTGCCTCCTATGCAGGGATTTCTGAGACCATTATCTGCTTTGCTATTtatgaaagtttaaaaaagcACTTAAAGGAAGTCCAGCTGCCCCCTTCCTCTAATGGGACCGAGAGGACCTCGACAAGCTTCTTTGGACTGatggttgctgctgctgtttccaagGGCTGTGCCTCCTGCATTGCTTATCCTCATG AGGTGATCCGGACGCGCCTGCGGGAGGAGGGCACCAAGTACAAGGCTTTCCTGCAGACAGCACGGCTGGTGGCACGGGAGGAGGGCTACCTGGCCTTCTACAGAGGACTCTTTGCCCAGCTCATCAGGCAGATCCCAAACACAGCCATTGTCCTGTCCACCTACGAGCTGATTGTGTACCTCTTGGAAGACCACGCAAAGTAG